A stretch of DNA from Pseudomonas sp. HN11:
ATACGGCTTCTTGCCATTGCTGCGCAGGCGGTCGGCGACGGCGTTGAGCTGGTCGTCGACGTTGTCGAGGTTTTCCACCAACTCCACCTTGGCGTCGAACAACTCCAGCAACAAGCGATTGCCATTGCTCAGGTAGTTGGGGTCTTCGGTGCCGGTGGGGTTTTCCAGCAGGGCGACGCAGCCCAGGCCGAGTTTGGCGGCCAGCGCAGCGGTCTGGCGCACGTGGTTGGACTGGATCGCGCCGGCGGTCACCAGCGTGTCGGCGCCTTGGGCGATGGCATCCGCTGCCAGGTATTCAAGTTTGCGCAGCTTGTTACCGCCCATGGCCAGCGGCGTGGTGTCGTCGCGCTTGACGTAGATATCCCTGCCCAACCAGGCCGACAGCCGCTCAAGTTTTTCCAGGGCAGTGACGCCGCCCAGCAGTTCTAGGCGGTTAAAACGGTCCAGCTGTTGTTTGATCATGGCTACGCACGGTTGATAAGTATGGGGCGACTATAGGCAGGCACTTTTCATCGGGCAACCGGTTTGGTTATTTGCTCGGCATAATTGGTTATTAAGGCTACTGGTTCCGCATGACGTAAAGTGGTGGCCCTTTTAACGGCAAGTTATCAGCGACAAGCCGCAAGTCGATCGCGCTCAACTTGCAGCTTGTCGCTTGAAGCTTGTTACTGCGCCTCCCCATTTTCAGGAGTGACGACGTTGAGCGAGCGCACCAGTCATTGGCAATTACAGACCATCGTCGGCCAACTGCGCAGTGCCCGGGACCAGTGGCGAACGCGCAATGGCCGCTTGAGCGGCGAGCATGGCGGGCGTGAGCTGCCGTCCCGCGAGGCGATGGCACAGATTCTCGAGTCGTTGTGCGGTGCACTGTTCCCCATGCGTCTGGGGCCGGTGGACCTGCGTGAAGAGAGTGAAGATTTCTACGTCGGCCACACCCTCGACGTCGCCTTGAATGCTTTGCTCGTTCAGGCCCGTCTGGAGCTGCGCTACGCCGCACGCCAAGGTGCTAAAGATGACAGCGAAGTCGACGCGCTCGCCATCCGCCTGATCCAGGATTTCGCCTTGGCCTTACCGTCCCTGCGCAGTTTGTTGGACACCGACGTGCTCGCCGCCTATCACGGCGACCCAGCGGCACGCAGCGTGGATGAAGTGCTGTTGTGCTACCCCGGCATCCTCGCGGTGATTCACCATCGCCTGGCCCACCACTTGTACCGCGCTGGCTTGCCGCTGTTGGCGCGGATCAGCGCGGAAATTGCCCACTCCGCCACTGGCATCGATATCCATCCCGGCGCGCAGATCGGTCCAAGCTTCTTTATCGACCACGGTACCGGCGTGGTGATCGGCGAGACCGCAATCATCGGCGAGCGTGTGCGCATCTACCAGGCCGTGACACTGGGCGCCAAACGCTTTCCG
This window harbors:
- the epsC gene encoding serine O-acetyltransferase EpsC, whose amino-acid sequence is MSERTSHWQLQTIVGQLRSARDQWRTRNGRLSGEHGGRELPSREAMAQILESLCGALFPMRLGPVDLREESEDFYVGHTLDVALNALLVQARLELRYAARQGAKDDSEVDALAIRLIQDFALALPSLRSLLDTDVLAAYHGDPAARSVDEVLLCYPGILAVIHHRLAHHLYRAGLPLLARISAEIAHSATGIDIHPGAQIGPSFFIDHGTGVVIGETAIIGERVRIYQAVTLGAKRFPADEDGQLQKGHPRHPIVEDDVVIYAGATILGRITIGQGSTIGGNVWLTRSVPAGANITQANLQHDDGTQK